A window of the Lolium perenne isolate Kyuss_39 chromosome 7, Kyuss_2.0, whole genome shotgun sequence genome harbors these coding sequences:
- the LOC127312820 gene encoding uncharacterized protein isoform X1 translates to MFPLTDECNPPAPPDSSGSMEDASDQTARAPPAGECEWREELRQQQSQVEALRDRLVEVKVGMRRSEDDSGRELEHLCRRVKAIATLLAYLKSKARIMAIPHLAHTSCGIRAQDGVGFVDRHGVPLADWSKAAEPGSGEGADANEGDGDVDDILKSIRVVTDVMESLVKRVIVAESETANEKEKVRIGLEEIRRKTMQVESMSVKVEEMEKFAVGTNGMLNDMRQRVEDMVLETTRQRERAAENEEELSRVKTDFESLRTYVSTLVSVRETLLSSEKQFETMEKLFDRLVARTNQLETEKAQKEAEVQKVMEENVRLRAMVDKKDAQLQAMSEQCKFMALNRPN, encoded by the exons ATGTTTCCTCTGACTGACGAGTGCAATCCACCCGCTCCCCCGGATTCCAGCGGTTCCATGGAGGACGCCTCTGACCAGACCGCCCGCGCCCCGCCGGCCGGGGAGTGCGAATGGAGGGAGGAGCTGCGGCAGCAGCAGTCGCAGGTGGAGGCGCTGCGGGACCGGCTCGTGGAGGTGAAGGTCGGGATGCGGCGCTCGGAGGACGACTCCGGGCGGGAGCTCGAGCACCTGTGCCGCAGGGTGAAGGCCATCGCCACCCTGCTCGCCTACCTCAAGTCCAAGGCCAGGATCATGGCGATACCGCACCTCGCGCACACCTCCTGCGGGATCAGGGCCCAGGACGGCGTGGGCTTCGTCGACCGCCACGGCGTGCCGCTGGCCGACTGGTCCAAGGCTGCCGAGCCCGGGTCCGGTGAGGGCGCCGATGCCAACGAGGGGGATGGAGATGTCGACGACATCCTCAAGTCCATCCGCGTGGTGACCGACGTCATGGAGTCTCTTGTGAAGAGGGTCATTGTGGCTGAATCCGAGACTGCTAACGAGAAGGAGAAGGTGCGGATTGGGTTGGAGGAGATCAGGAGGAAGACCATGCAGGTCGAGTCCATGTCGGTGAAAGTCGAGGAGATGGAGAAGTTTGCGGTCGGCACCAACGGCATGCTGAATGATATGAGGCAGCGGGTTGAGGATATGGTGCTGGAGACCACTCGGCAGAGGGAGCGCGCTGCTGAGAATGAGGAGGAGCTTAGCCGCGTGAAGACCGACTTTGAGTCGCTCAGGACTTATGTCAGCACGCTCGTCAGCGTCAGAGAAACTCTTCTTTCGTCGGAGAAGCAATTCGAGACGATGGAGAAGCTTTTTGACAG GCTAGTCGCGAGGACAAACCAGCTTGAGACTGAGAAAGCGCAGAAAGAAGCCGAAGTCCAGAAGGTGATGGAGGAAAACGTGAGGCTACGTGCCATGGTAGACAAGAAGGATGCACAGCTCCAGGCGATGAGCGAGCAGTGCAAGTTCATGGCGCTGAACCGTCCAAACTAG
- the LOC127312820 gene encoding uncharacterized protein isoform X2, which yields MEDASDQTARAPPAGECEWREELRQQQSQVEALRDRLVEVKVGMRRSEDDSGRELEHLCRRVKAIATLLAYLKSKARIMAIPHLAHTSCGIRAQDGVGFVDRHGVPLADWSKAAEPGSGEGADANEGDGDVDDILKSIRVVTDVMESLVKRVIVAESETANEKEKVRIGLEEIRRKTMQVESMSVKVEEMEKFAVGTNGMLNDMRQRVEDMVLETTRQRERAAENEEELSRVKTDFESLRTYVSTLVSVRETLLSSEKQFETMEKLFDRLVARTNQLETEKAQKEAEVQKVMEENVRLRAMVDKKDAQLQAMSEQCKFMALNRPN from the exons ATGGAGGACGCCTCTGACCAGACCGCCCGCGCCCCGCCGGCCGGGGAGTGCGAATGGAGGGAGGAGCTGCGGCAGCAGCAGTCGCAGGTGGAGGCGCTGCGGGACCGGCTCGTGGAGGTGAAGGTCGGGATGCGGCGCTCGGAGGACGACTCCGGGCGGGAGCTCGAGCACCTGTGCCGCAGGGTGAAGGCCATCGCCACCCTGCTCGCCTACCTCAAGTCCAAGGCCAGGATCATGGCGATACCGCACCTCGCGCACACCTCCTGCGGGATCAGGGCCCAGGACGGCGTGGGCTTCGTCGACCGCCACGGCGTGCCGCTGGCCGACTGGTCCAAGGCTGCCGAGCCCGGGTCCGGTGAGGGCGCCGATGCCAACGAGGGGGATGGAGATGTCGACGACATCCTCAAGTCCATCCGCGTGGTGACCGACGTCATGGAGTCTCTTGTGAAGAGGGTCATTGTGGCTGAATCCGAGACTGCTAACGAGAAGGAGAAGGTGCGGATTGGGTTGGAGGAGATCAGGAGGAAGACCATGCAGGTCGAGTCCATGTCGGTGAAAGTCGAGGAGATGGAGAAGTTTGCGGTCGGCACCAACGGCATGCTGAATGATATGAGGCAGCGGGTTGAGGATATGGTGCTGGAGACCACTCGGCAGAGGGAGCGCGCTGCTGAGAATGAGGAGGAGCTTAGCCGCGTGAAGACCGACTTTGAGTCGCTCAGGACTTATGTCAGCACGCTCGTCAGCGTCAGAGAAACTCTTCTTTCGTCGGAGAAGCAATTCGAGACGATGGAGAAGCTTTTTGACAG GCTAGTCGCGAGGACAAACCAGCTTGAGACTGAGAAAGCGCAGAAAGAAGCCGAAGTCCAGAAGGTGATGGAGGAAAACGTGAGGCTACGTGCCATGGTAGACAAGAAGGATGCACAGCTCCAGGCGATGAGCGAGCAGTGCAAGTTCATGGCGCTGAACCGTCCAAACTAG